In the Carassius gibelio isolate Cgi1373 ecotype wild population from Czech Republic chromosome B24, carGib1.2-hapl.c, whole genome shotgun sequence genome, one interval contains:
- the LOC128013438 gene encoding zinc finger protein ZIC 1, translating into MLLDAGPQYPTIGVTTFGSTRHHSTGEVADREVALGINPFADGMGAFKINHSSHDLGSGQTAFSSQAPGYAAAAALGHHHHPTHVSSYSTAAFNSTRDFLFRNRGFGDATSAQHSLFASAAGSFAGPHGHTDAAGHLLFPGLHEQAATHASSNVVNSQMRLGFSGDMYGRAEQYGHVASPRSEHYASTQLHGYGPMNMNMAAHHGAGAFFRYMRQPIKQELICKWVEPEQLTNPKKSCNKTFSTMHELVTHLTVEHVGGPEQSNHICFWEECSREGKPFKAKYKLVNHIRVHTGEKPFPCPFPGCGKVFARSENLKIHKRTHTGEKPFKCEFEGCDRRFANSSDRKKHMHVHTSDKPYLCKMCDKSYTHPSSLRKHMKVHESSSQGSQPSPAASSGYESSTPPTIVSPSTENQSSSSISPASSTVHHTSSHSTLSSNFNEWYV; encoded by the exons ATGCTCTTGGACGCAGGACCACAGTATCCCACCATTGGAGTGACTACTTTCGGCTCCACCAGGCATCACTCAACAGGCGAAGTTGCAGACAGAGAAGTGGCTTTGGGTATCAATCCGTTCGCCGACGGTATGGGCGCTTTCAAAATCAACCACAGCTCCCACGACCTCGGTTCTGGGCAAACGGCGTTTTCCTCGCAAGCGCCCGGTTACGCCGCCGCCGCTGCCTTGGGACACCATCATCACCCCACTCATGTCAGCTCATACTCCACCGCCGCCTTCAACTCCACTCGGGACTTTCTCTTTCGCAATCGGGGCTTCGGAGACGCCACAAGCGCGCAACACAGTCTGTTCGCCTCCGCCGCAGGAAGTTTCGCTGGACCACATGGACACACTGACGCCGCTGGGCACCTGCTCTTCCCGGGACTGCACGAGCAAGCGGCCACGCACGCGTCCTCCAACGTGGTGAACAGTCAGATGCGCCTGGGCTTTTCCGGGGACATGTATGGGAGGGCCGAGCAATACGGTCACGTCGCGAGCCCCAGGTCTGAGCATTACGCCTCGACGCAGTTGCACGGCTATGGCCCCATGAACATGAATATGGCTGCCCATCACGGGGCAGGGGCCTTCTTTCGGTACATGAGACAGCCCATAAAGCAAGAGCTCATCTGCAAATGGGTCGAACCAGAGCAGCTGACGAATCCGAAAAAGTCCTGCAACAAAACTTTCAGCACCATGCACGAGCTCGTGACCCACCTGACGGTGGAGCACGTTGGGGGACCAGAGCAGTCGAATCACATTTGCTTTTGGGAAGAATGTTCCCGGGAAGGGAAACCGTTTAAAGCAAAGTATAAACTTGTTAATCATATCAGAGtgcacaccggagagaaaccgttTCCGTGTCCGTTCCCCGGATGTGGAAAAGTATTTGCCAGATCGGAAAATCTGAAAATCCATAAAAGAACACACACCG GTGAAAAACCGTTCAAGTGTGAGTTTGAAGGCTGTGACAGACGCTTTGCGAACAGCAGTGATCGCAAGAAACACATGCACGTCCATACTTCTGACAAACCATATCTCTGCAAAATGTGTGACAAATCCTACACACACCCCAGCTCCCTCCGGAAACACATGAAG GTTCACGAGTCGTCGTCTCAAGGATCCCAACCCTCCCCGGCAGCCAGCTCCGGCTACGAGTCCTCCACGCCGCCCACCATCGTGTCCCCTTCCACAGAAAACCAGAGCAGCAGTTCCATATCACCAGCATCATCCACAGTTCACCACACGAGCAGCCACAGCACCCTTTCGTCAAATTTTAATGAATGGTacgtgtaa
- the LOC128013437 gene encoding zinc finger protein ZIC 4-like isoform X2: MSVDALGSPVMDPAFSKRNTTLRLVDLAGAHHHHHHHHHTPQSVTGFPGFSSHPHSMAHSHPGEMTAEPRLGPSPFGPEHMGHSAALKISPTHHYPHHHHHHNHHIAGHSEVVSSQTGAFGPVQAATVPYSMSHTAQALSAGSYPGHYGHHPDPGNHTLFPGLHHEQPSTGAPGGQALNGQIRLGIPAEMYVRSDHLSQVASSRADPFAASPLHGYGGLNLNMNLSAHHHHGAGAFFRYMRQPIKQELICKWLEPEHSAKKLCSKTYSTMHELVTHVTVEHVGGPEQANHICFWEECPREGKPFKAKYKLVNHIRVHTGEKPFPCPFPGCGKVFARSENLKIHKRTHTGEKPFKCEFDGCDRRFANSSDRKKHSHVHTSDKPYNCKVRGCDKSYTHPSSLRKHMKVHCKSPPPSSGYESSTPSLVSPSLDLGREPAPSALSEPLSSSSQPANLSEWYVCHSSGANGPQTPPSGSSTPGHTEGPTYGNPERRDAF; the protein is encoded by the exons ATGAGCGTGGATGCTTTGGGAAGCCCTGTGATGGACCCCGCGTTTTCCAAACGGAACACGACGCTGAGATTAGTTGACTTGGCAGGGGCTcaccaccatcaccatcatcaccaccatACCCCTCAGAGCGTGACAGGCTTCCCGGGGTTCAGCAGCCATCCACACTCAATGGCTCACTCGCACCCTGGGGAGATGACTGCGGAACCCCGCCTGGGGCCGAGTCCATTCGGGCCAGAACACATGGGGCACTCCGCGGCCCTCAAAATCAGCCCAACCCATCATTATCCccaccaccatcaccaccacaATCATCATATTGCAGGCCACAGTGAAGTGGTCTCCAGTCAAACGGGAGCTTTTGGCCCGGTGCAGGCGGCAACGGTCCCGTACTCTATGTCTCACACGGCCCAGGCGCTATCCGCAG GTAGCTATCCGGGACACTATGGTCATCACCCCGACCCCGGGAACCATACGCTCTTCCCTGGACTTCATCACGAGCAGCCATCTACCGGAGCACCAGGTGGCCAAGCCTTGAACGGACAAATAAGGTTAGGAATACCTGCCGAAATGTACGTTCGGTCTGATCATTTGAGTCAAGTAGCAAGCTCCAGGGCAGACCCGTTTGCCGCTTCTCCTCTGCACGGATACGGCGGGCTGAATCTGAACATGAATCTCAGCGCACATCACCACCACGGTGCTGGCGCGTTTTTCCGATACATGAGGCAGCCGATCAAGCAAGAGCTCATCTGCAAGTGGCTGGAGCCCGAGCACTCGGCGAAAAAACTTTGCTCCAAAACTTACAGCACCATGCACGAGCTAGTGACACATGTGACGGTGGAGCACGTCGGAGGACCGGAGCAAGCGAACCATATCTGTTTTTGGGAAGAGTGTCCGCGAGAGGGAAAGCCGTTTAAAGCAAAGTACAAACTTGTGAATCACATCAGAGtgcacaccggagagaaaccgttTCCGTGTCCGTTCCCCGGCTGTGGAAAAGTATTTGCCAGATCGGAAAACTTGAAAATACACAAGAGGACGCACACAG gtgAAAAGCCTTTCAAATGCGAGTTTGACGGCTGTGACAGACGGTTCGCCAACAGCAGTGACCGGAAAAAGCATTCCCACGTACACACTAGCGATAAGCCGTACAACTGCAAAGTCAGAGGTTGTGACAAATCGTACACTCATCCCAGCTCTTTGAGAAAACACATGAAGGTGCACTGCAAGTCTCCACCTCCGAGTTCGGGTTACGAATCATCGACTCCATCTCTTGTTTCTCCTTCATTGGACTTGGGAAGGGAGCCAGCTCCCTCTGCGCTCTCCGAGCCCCTCTCATCATCGTCCCAGCCGGCCAATTTAAGCGAATGGTACGTGTGTCACAGCTCCGGTGCCAATGGCCCTCAGACCCCACCCAGCGGTTCATCCACACCGGGCCATACAGAGGGGCCAACGTACGGCAATCCTGAACGGAGGGACGCCTTCTAG
- the LOC128013437 gene encoding zinc finger protein ZIC 4-like isoform X1, whose protein sequence is MSVDALGSPVMDPAFSKRNTTLRLVDLAGAHHHHHHHHHTPQSVTGFPGFSSHPHSMAHSHPGEMTAEPRLGPSPFGPEHMGHSAALKISPTHHYPHHHHHHNHHIAGHSEVVSSQTGAFGPVQAATVPYSMSHTAQALSAGRDFLIRRDLTAQAMPVLTDQTSGSASHHGMFVSTTGSYPGHYGHHPDPGNHTLFPGLHHEQPSTGAPGGQALNGQIRLGIPAEMYVRSDHLSQVASSRADPFAASPLHGYGGLNLNMNLSAHHHHGAGAFFRYMRQPIKQELICKWLEPEHSAKKLCSKTYSTMHELVTHVTVEHVGGPEQANHICFWEECPREGKPFKAKYKLVNHIRVHTGEKPFPCPFPGCGKVFARSENLKIHKRTHTGEKPFKCEFDGCDRRFANSSDRKKHSHVHTSDKPYNCKVRGCDKSYTHPSSLRKHMKVHCKSPPPSSGYESSTPSLVSPSLDLGREPAPSALSEPLSSSSQPANLSEWYVCHSSGANGPQTPPSGSSTPGHTEGPTYGNPERRDAF, encoded by the exons ATGAGCGTGGATGCTTTGGGAAGCCCTGTGATGGACCCCGCGTTTTCCAAACGGAACACGACGCTGAGATTAGTTGACTTGGCAGGGGCTcaccaccatcaccatcatcaccaccatACCCCTCAGAGCGTGACAGGCTTCCCGGGGTTCAGCAGCCATCCACACTCAATGGCTCACTCGCACCCTGGGGAGATGACTGCGGAACCCCGCCTGGGGCCGAGTCCATTCGGGCCAGAACACATGGGGCACTCCGCGGCCCTCAAAATCAGCCCAACCCATCATTATCCccaccaccatcaccaccacaATCATCATATTGCAGGCCACAGTGAAGTGGTCTCCAGTCAAACGGGAGCTTTTGGCCCGGTGCAGGCGGCAACGGTCCCGTACTCTATGTCTCACACGGCCCAGGCGCTATCCGCAGGTAGGGACTTCCTCATTCGCCGAGATTTGACAGCTCAAGCCATGCCCGTGCTGACCGATCAGACATCTGGTTCAGCCTCTCACCACGGAATGTTTGTCTCAACAACAGGTAGCTATCCGGGACACTATGGTCATCACCCCGACCCCGGGAACCATACGCTCTTCCCTGGACTTCATCACGAGCAGCCATCTACCGGAGCACCAGGTGGCCAAGCCTTGAACGGACAAATAAGGTTAGGAATACCTGCCGAAATGTACGTTCGGTCTGATCATTTGAGTCAAGTAGCAAGCTCCAGGGCAGACCCGTTTGCCGCTTCTCCTCTGCACGGATACGGCGGGCTGAATCTGAACATGAATCTCAGCGCACATCACCACCACGGTGCTGGCGCGTTTTTCCGATACATGAGGCAGCCGATCAAGCAAGAGCTCATCTGCAAGTGGCTGGAGCCCGAGCACTCGGCGAAAAAACTTTGCTCCAAAACTTACAGCACCATGCACGAGCTAGTGACACATGTGACGGTGGAGCACGTCGGAGGACCGGAGCAAGCGAACCATATCTGTTTTTGGGAAGAGTGTCCGCGAGAGGGAAAGCCGTTTAAAGCAAAGTACAAACTTGTGAATCACATCAGAGtgcacaccggagagaaaccgttTCCGTGTCCGTTCCCCGGCTGTGGAAAAGTATTTGCCAGATCGGAAAACTTGAAAATACACAAGAGGACGCACACAG gtgAAAAGCCTTTCAAATGCGAGTTTGACGGCTGTGACAGACGGTTCGCCAACAGCAGTGACCGGAAAAAGCATTCCCACGTACACACTAGCGATAAGCCGTACAACTGCAAAGTCAGAGGTTGTGACAAATCGTACACTCATCCCAGCTCTTTGAGAAAACACATGAAGGTGCACTGCAAGTCTCCACCTCCGAGTTCGGGTTACGAATCATCGACTCCATCTCTTGTTTCTCCTTCATTGGACTTGGGAAGGGAGCCAGCTCCCTCTGCGCTCTCCGAGCCCCTCTCATCATCGTCCCAGCCGGCCAATTTAAGCGAATGGTACGTGTGTCACAGCTCCGGTGCCAATGGCCCTCAGACCCCACCCAGCGGTTCATCCACACCGGGCCATACAGAGGGGCCAACGTACGGCAATCCTGAACGGAGGGACGCCTTCTAG